In Paenibacillus sonchi, a single genomic region encodes these proteins:
- a CDS encoding alpha/beta fold hydrolase, translated as MSKKLTLLLASLLLGLSVWPAPAVHGAEPKVIFSVNNEVLQFPANEAPLITGNVLMVPIRKVGKALGLEVVYIQKEKKLELSRNGQQLDIKVGTNEAVINGKDKLAINGKVILRGNLVFVPFSLFNAMGLISSYDSAAGQAAVISPQNYAGTVTGLLTSGKYEQLWQRYFDKTAKTAMPVMKLQQAWEGLVEPYGTYNKLTSLSSHQDGEQITIKSTASFAKGDLAITITVNSNGKITGLWFSPLAPSAAAPELKLPEGVTEEEVTVGAGTSHPLKGLLTLPANSPHPVPSVVLVQGSGASDRDETVLGYKPFRDIAYSLAKQGIAVLRYDKRSYSYPEQFTGAAAATINVKDEVVDDAVAAANLLKADQRMDSARVYLAGHSLGGMLAPRIDSEGGKFAGLILLAGSPRNLWEIMYDQNMAVINSLPDGDPVKAQAAAAVNAELTKAKALAAMTLEQAKTASSVFKIPAYYFKEMDMHNTAELARKLTKPVLVLQGGDDFQVYPTTDFSLWKEVLKGDAAASFKLYPGLNHFFVNYEGKDAGTAAEYNTPGMVDEQVLSDMGQWIMGQQ; from the coding sequence ATGAGTAAAAAATTAACGCTGCTCCTGGCCTCCCTGCTGCTGGGTTTGTCGGTTTGGCCGGCACCTGCTGTACACGGAGCAGAACCTAAGGTGATTTTCAGTGTGAACAATGAAGTGCTTCAATTTCCTGCCAATGAGGCTCCATTGATAACCGGCAATGTGTTAATGGTGCCTATCCGCAAGGTAGGTAAAGCTCTGGGTTTGGAAGTTGTCTACATACAAAAAGAGAAAAAACTGGAATTAAGCCGCAATGGACAGCAGCTTGACATTAAGGTGGGGACAAATGAAGCGGTAATAAACGGGAAGGACAAGCTTGCGATTAACGGGAAAGTTATACTTCGCGGGAATCTTGTATTTGTACCCTTTTCGTTGTTCAATGCTATGGGTTTGATCAGTTCCTATGATTCCGCTGCTGGTCAAGCAGCTGTTATTTCGCCGCAAAATTATGCCGGTACTGTCACAGGCCTGCTGACATCCGGTAAATATGAACAGTTGTGGCAGCGGTATTTCGATAAGACTGCAAAAACAGCTATGCCGGTGATGAAGCTCCAGCAGGCATGGGAAGGACTAGTGGAACCCTACGGAACGTACAACAAGCTGACTTCCTTATCCAGCCATCAAGATGGTGAGCAGATTACAATTAAAAGCACAGCCTCTTTTGCCAAAGGGGACCTGGCCATCACCATAACCGTCAACAGCAATGGCAAAATTACAGGTCTCTGGTTCTCCCCTCTTGCCCCGTCTGCCGCTGCACCGGAGCTTAAGCTCCCGGAGGGAGTGACAGAGGAGGAAGTTACCGTTGGTGCAGGAACATCGCATCCGCTGAAGGGGCTGCTTACCCTCCCCGCAAATTCGCCTCATCCTGTACCATCGGTTGTGCTCGTCCAAGGTTCGGGAGCTTCAGACCGTGACGAAACGGTGCTTGGCTACAAACCGTTTAGGGATATCGCCTATAGTCTGGCCAAACAGGGCATCGCAGTACTCCGGTATGATAAGCGGAGTTACTCGTATCCGGAGCAGTTTACGGGGGCAGCAGCAGCTACGATAAATGTTAAGGATGAAGTGGTGGATGATGCGGTTGCTGCTGCTAATTTGCTCAAAGCAGACCAGCGGATGGATTCCGCCCGGGTCTATCTGGCAGGTCACAGCCTTGGTGGAATGCTGGCTCCGAGAATCGACTCTGAAGGCGGGAAATTCGCCGGATTGATCCTGCTGGCAGGCTCACCGCGGAATCTGTGGGAGATTATGTACGATCAGAACATGGCGGTCATCAATTCTCTCCCGGATGGCGACCCGGTCAAAGCGCAGGCCGCTGCAGCCGTTAACGCCGAACTCACCAAGGCGAAGGCACTGGCTGCGATGACGCTTGAACAAGCTAAGACGGCATCCAGTGTTTTTAAAATCCCGGCTTATTATTTCAAAGAGATGGATATGCATAATACAGCTGAACTGGCCCGCAAATTGACCAAACCGGTACTTGTGCTGCAAGGGGGAGATGATTTTCAGGTCTACCCCACAACGGACTTTTCCTTATGGAAAGAAGTATTAAAGGGGGATGCCGCCGCTTCATTTAAGCTTTACCCCGGCCTCAATCATTTCTTCGTGAATTACGAAGGCAAGGATGCGGGAACTGCAGCGGAATATAATACTCCTGGAATGGTTGACGAGCAGGTGCTTAGCGATATGGGACAATGGATCATGGGGCAGCAATAA
- the rsmD gene encoding 16S rRNA (guanine(966)-N(2))-methyltransferase RsmD has translation MRVVSGSAKGRPLKSVPGTGTRPTTDKVKEAMFSMIGPYFDGGAALDLFAGTGGLGIEALSRGMDQAVFVDMEQKSIDTVRANLKAAKVEAQAEVYRNDAGRALSALEKRGRSFDLVFLDPPYRLKHGNELMLAMVQKGLLREDAVVVLEHESSYAYPEVIPGFRRTRQAVYGETAVSIYKYEASSQEEAGNAKEGNDESAD, from the coding sequence GTGAGAGTTGTATCGGGAAGTGCAAAGGGGAGGCCTCTGAAGAGTGTTCCGGGCACCGGGACAAGACCCACTACTGATAAGGTCAAGGAAGCGATGTTCAGTATGATCGGCCCGTATTTTGACGGAGGAGCCGCACTGGATTTGTTCGCCGGGACAGGAGGGCTTGGTATTGAAGCCTTGAGCAGGGGGATGGATCAGGCTGTTTTTGTGGATATGGAGCAAAAGAGCATTGATACGGTGCGTGCGAATCTGAAGGCAGCCAAGGTCGAAGCGCAGGCAGAGGTGTACCGCAATGATGCCGGAAGAGCGCTTAGTGCGCTGGAGAAAAGGGGGCGTTCCTTTGATCTGGTTTTCCTTGATCCTCCATACAGGCTTAAGCACGGGAACGAGCTGATGCTGGCCATGGTTCAAAAGGGACTGCTCCGTGAGGATGCTGTGGTTGTGCTGGAGCATGAATCCAGCTATGCGTATCCGGAGGTTATTCCGGGATTCCGGAGAACACGGCAAGCCGTATACGGCGAGACGGCAGTGTCTATTTATAAGTATGAGGCATCTTCCCAAGAAGAAGCAGGGAATGCCAAGGAGGGTAATGATGAGTCTGCAGATTAG
- a CDS encoding DUF1664 domain-containing protein, protein MDNDLVQVLRTVIREELIPIKEEVSSVKEEVSSVKAEVSSVREDVTSIKVEVSTIKEELETVNVRLDRIEAEQQIMKQDQKIMIEEQELIKRAVLETNERVIKIESILENQHRIIELLSARSIEQEAQIKRIK, encoded by the coding sequence ATGGATAATGATCTGGTGCAAGTGTTGCGGACTGTTATACGGGAAGAACTAATCCCTATTAAGGAAGAAGTATCCTCTGTTAAGGAAGAAGTATCTTCCGTTAAAGCGGAGGTATCCTCTGTAAGAGAAGATGTAACTTCCATTAAAGTGGAGGTATCCACTATTAAGGAAGAATTAGAAACTGTCAATGTACGCTTAGACCGGATTGAAGCAGAGCAGCAGATTATGAAGCAGGACCAGAAAATAATGATAGAAGAGCAGGAATTGATCAAACGTGCTGTGCTGGAAACGAACGAACGTGTAATCAAAATTGAATCCATTTTGGAGAATCAGCACCGGATCATTGAACTGCTGTCGGCACGGTCTATCGAGCAGGAAGCTCAGATTAAACGGATAAAATAG
- a CDS encoding PilZ domain-containing protein: MDDSSRKEPFRYVMNQPIECWLELPAGNSGPGAGKLTEGVLLDLSRSGCKVRTSLNLRFTAGDTKLIIHFQLAEDKLQFEGSVRWGWMFGLGQFQYGIRLDLQEAEEEQLLRELEIWTNTRRAQGL, translated from the coding sequence ATGGACGACTCCAGTAGAAAAGAACCATTCCGATATGTGATGAACCAGCCCATAGAATGCTGGCTTGAGCTTCCTGCGGGCAATTCCGGTCCGGGTGCCGGAAAATTAACAGAAGGCGTGCTGCTTGACCTCAGCCGTTCAGGCTGTAAGGTGCGCACCTCGCTGAACCTCCGCTTTACCGCCGGGGATACGAAGCTGATTATTCATTTCCAGCTGGCGGAAGACAAGCTGCAGTTCGAAGGCAGCGTGCGCTGGGGCTGGATGTTTGGGCTGGGCCAGTTCCAGTATGGAATCCGCCTGGATTTACAGGAAGCCGAAGAAGAACAACTGCTTAGGGAGCTTGAGATCTGGACGAACACGCGCAGAGCACAAGGATTGTAA
- the cysK gene encoding cysteine synthase A yields MPNISKNLTELIGNTPLLELANYAKSHQVEARLIGKLEYFNPAGSVKDRIGYAMIQDAEAKGLIHKDSVLIEPTSGNTGIGLAFAAAALGYRLIIVLPETFSVERRKLLGALGAELVLTPGAEGMLGAVQKAEELAAAIPHSFILQQFSNPANPQIHRDTTAEEIWRDTGGAVDIFVAGVGTGGTITGVGEVLKARNPEVQVVAVEPADSPVLSGGKPGGHQIQGIGANFVPANFNFGVVDEIFQVENRHAFETARSLAATEGLLVGISSGAAVYAASQIAKRPGNQGKNIVVILPDTGERYLSTQLFDMEE; encoded by the coding sequence ATGCCTAATATTTCTAAGAATCTGACCGAATTGATTGGAAACACGCCGCTGCTGGAGCTGGCGAATTATGCGAAGAGTCATCAGGTGGAGGCCAGATTAATCGGGAAGCTGGAATATTTCAATCCCGCAGGAAGCGTTAAGGATCGTATCGGCTATGCCATGATACAAGACGCCGAAGCCAAAGGGCTGATTCACAAGGATTCGGTGCTGATCGAACCGACCAGCGGAAATACCGGAATTGGTCTTGCTTTTGCCGCTGCAGCACTCGGGTACAGACTGATCATCGTGCTGCCCGAGACGTTCAGCGTGGAACGCCGCAAGCTGCTCGGAGCGCTTGGAGCTGAACTGGTGCTGACTCCGGGAGCGGAAGGAATGCTGGGTGCGGTTCAAAAAGCTGAAGAATTGGCTGCAGCCATCCCCCATTCGTTCATCCTGCAGCAATTCAGCAACCCGGCCAATCCGCAAATCCACCGTGACACTACAGCAGAGGAAATCTGGAGGGATACCGGAGGGGCAGTGGATATTTTTGTGGCGGGTGTAGGAACGGGAGGCACCATCACCGGAGTAGGCGAAGTGCTGAAGGCCAGAAATCCTGAAGTGCAGGTCGTTGCAGTTGAACCGGCGGACTCTCCGGTTTTATCGGGAGGCAAACCGGGCGGACACCAGATTCAGGGAATTGGAGCCAATTTTGTGCCGGCCAATTTTAATTTCGGGGTTGTGGACGAGATTTTTCAGGTAGAGAACAGGCATGCATTTGAAACTGCACGCAGCCTGGCCGCAACCGAAGGTCTGCTGGTGGGGATCTCCTCCGGTGCCGCCGTCTACGCCGCTTCCCAAATTGCCAAACGTCCCGGTAATCAGGGGAAAAATATTGTAGTCATCCTGCCGGATACAGGGGAACGTTACTTGTCGACACAGCTTTTTGATATGGAAGAATGA
- a CDS encoding holin: MVNEALNNVLAFASVLAVFVLALVQLVKTTVSLPRNLVPAVGLVIGLFVGAVAYPFTDMNLILRLWAGGLAGLSATGLFELAFNKREGSTKD, translated from the coding sequence ATGGTGAATGAGGCGCTGAATAATGTGCTGGCTTTTGCTTCCGTACTGGCGGTTTTTGTCTTAGCCTTGGTTCAACTGGTCAAGACCACCGTGAGCCTTCCGCGCAATCTGGTTCCGGCGGTTGGACTCGTTATCGGCCTGTTTGTAGGTGCTGTTGCGTACCCTTTTACAGATATGAATCTGATTTTGCGTCTGTGGGCCGGGGGACTTGCAGGATTGTCGGCTACCGGGCTGTTCGAACTGGCGTTCAATAAAAGGGAAGGCTCAACCAAGGACTGA
- a CDS encoding ABC transporter ATP-binding protein translates to MDRILQVQDVTKKYGSKHALRGVSFGLSAGKIVGLLGSNGSGKTTLMKLIAGLARPTSGRISVMGVPVGEPSKSLVSFMPDRPLTESWMNVGDALRFQQDFYPDFDPGKAKRMLEFMKLSERDKVRTLSKGMGERLQLTMALSRRAKLYIMDEPIGGVDPVARTKILNALMEFYEEDSTILLSTHLVTDIERIFDEVIFIKEGELVLHSEVEDLRLQRGKSVDELFREVYAEC, encoded by the coding sequence GTGGACAGGATACTTCAAGTACAGGATGTGACCAAAAAATACGGCTCCAAGCATGCGCTGCGCGGGGTCTCCTTCGGACTCAGCGCCGGTAAAATCGTCGGACTTCTCGGCAGCAACGGCAGCGGCAAAACTACGCTGATGAAGCTCATAGCCGGGCTGGCCCGGCCAACCTCGGGAAGGATTTCTGTAATGGGCGTCCCGGTGGGCGAACCGAGCAAATCACTGGTGTCATTTATGCCGGACCGCCCGTTAACCGAATCATGGATGAATGTGGGGGATGCCCTCAGATTCCAGCAGGATTTCTACCCTGACTTCGATCCCGGCAAAGCGAAACGGATGCTCGAATTCATGAAGCTTAGTGAACGGGATAAAGTCCGTACATTATCCAAGGGGATGGGGGAACGCCTGCAGCTGACGATGGCACTTTCGCGCCGGGCCAAATTATATATTATGGATGAGCCTATCGGTGGTGTTGACCCCGTTGCCCGGACCAAGATTCTTAACGCACTGATGGAGTTCTATGAGGAAGACAGCACCATCCTGCTCTCCACGCATCTCGTAACCGACATCGAACGGATTTTTGACGAAGTGATATTTATCAAGGAAGGTGAGCTTGTGCTGCATAGTGAAGTGGAGGATCTCCGGCTTCAACGCGGCAAAAGTGTCGATGAACTGTTCAGAGAGGTGTATGCGGAATGCTGA
- the coaD gene encoding pantetheine-phosphate adenylyltransferase: MSLQIRKERVAIYPGTFDPVTMGHMDIIQRAAKQFDRLIVAVLNNLSKNPLFSVEERTDLLRQATQDIPNVEVDSFRDLLVNYVRQKDAQVIVRGIRTVTDFEYELQNASINHNLDPDAETIFMMTNPKYSYLSSSVVKEIAHFGGNVSDFVTPEVELAMKHKFKRMDGGVKP, encoded by the coding sequence ATGAGTCTGCAGATTAGAAAAGAACGTGTCGCTATCTATCCGGGTACTTTTGATCCGGTGACGATGGGACATATGGATATTATTCAGCGCGCAGCAAAACAGTTCGACAGACTGATTGTTGCCGTTCTTAACAACTTAAGTAAAAATCCGTTATTCTCCGTTGAAGAACGGACGGATTTGCTTCGGCAAGCCACTCAGGACATTCCTAATGTGGAAGTGGACAGCTTCCGCGATCTGCTGGTCAACTATGTCCGGCAAAAGGATGCCCAGGTCATCGTCCGCGGGATCCGGACAGTGACCGATTTTGAATATGAACTGCAGAATGCCTCGATTAACCATAATCTGGACCCCGATGCGGAAACCATATTTATGATGACCAATCCGAAGTACTCCTATCTTAGTTCCAGTGTAGTGAAGGAGATTGCACATTTTGGCGGGAACGTCTCCGATTTTGTGACACCCGAAGTCGAACTGGCAATGAAGCACAAGTTCAAGCGGATGGACGGCGGAGTGAAGCCATAA